The Apodemus sylvaticus chromosome 17, mApoSyl1.1, whole genome shotgun sequence genome contains a region encoding:
- the Fam186b gene encoding LOW QUALITY PROTEIN: protein FAM186B (The sequence of the model RefSeq protein was modified relative to this genomic sequence to represent the inferred CDS: inserted 1 base in 1 codon) — protein MEEDNPPHLVTPTSVKAIISKIETAQLIRTQEDISTQLSDILDNVNCAINRFQEELGYDLKEKAKPHQPEQKGKKRFILLEKIASFSKDAKAKEKHLYEILRWLGEWGDSLTYEIKNRRSSEEDEALDEWIEVMEKVLPLSLMATKGGIESLISLCSTLIEDQKKRTEMSKHNFWQNWHEKSPQKKEQRVLPEPPSPEQMLQDKSSTHSNVTEVRSMLQELLDSTMFNKGEVKAIRYMSAVVENLNKALILQHKENKNLETKYKYLQVEKNKELSTQRLHFQKSIQVLESKRDALLKQVKVLGDKYHNLLMIKHALEFQLKMAQTTSGPEEPVKVFIHDQEPPEKETLPEVRKAPEEKKQEPKEERQVSSALSPSPLTKAWDSGTTPAARKPLSGVATDSRVRDVFMDRAEPLEPVLLHSDAPQIPTRWDKEGKDQGDHIQEKEGVQSKPHPEKSLSPGSTRRMLFESHMEHWEEELSWETRRQQWQQEEEMWLQRQKKWALLEQEHQEKVRQWEAEAAARQQWQRLAQPEEEKQSPRREQKASSEKMIFTTTSRWKNLEKSESATVTPHCRAQSARQSRSYILTSPHSQQGIQRTLCEFMQTPRSRQVSAKPKKCTSFPITGTPVRRVSRTSLQKAPGTPKDKVYHIDMEAQLKNLQILSGSESELALPQHLRSKALEVTAVAMELSTLRLQYLCKKYIHYRRFQSLRQEVIKHIGVIRQTRVTYKAQNLYIFLENIDRQQSLRLQAWTDKQKDLEERHQECLHSMVAMFPKFQQEWNIHLNTPVLSSIKPTKSKSSPVLLQRVRSSRSASKQPPQPKHRESVPLRITGQQGSQMEAIWKTDVASSSHPIEKKIPTSLSWEQLGGHPDIPRLLAVEEHLSYPRSSMSFKARSFSASSVQRKESQEPSEELAGLVRKMSSQSLPGSXTKPEGSGSSSSRSDP, from the exons ATGGAGGAGGACAACCCCCCACACTTGGTGACTCCCACATCAGTGAAGGCTATTATCTCAAAGATTGAGACTGCCCAGCTAATTCGGACTCAGGAG GATATTTCCACCCAGCTCTCAGACATCTTGGACAATGTCAACTGTGCCATCAATCGCTTCCAGGAAGAACTGGGATACGATTTAAAGGAAAAGGCGAAGCCTCACCAACCGGAGCAGAAAGGCAAGAAGAGGTTCATCCTTCTGGAGAAAATCGCCTCCTTCTCTAAAGATGCCAAAGCTAAGGAGAAACACCTGTATGAGATCCTCCGCTGGCTGGGGGAATGGG GTGACAGTCTGACTTATGAGATAAAGAACAGGAGGAGTTCAGAGGAAGATGAAGCCCTAGACGAATGGATCGAGGTGATGGAGAAGGTGTTGCCTCTCTCCCTCATGGCCACGAAAGGAGGCATCGAGTCTCTCATCTCTCTTTGCTCGACTCTCATAGAAGACcaaaagaaaaggacagaaa TGTCCAAACATAACTTCTGGCAGAACTGGCATGAGAAAAGCCCGcagaagaaggagcagagagtcCTCCCTGAGCCCCCGAGCCCCGAGCAGATGCTGCAGGACAAGAGCAGCACGCACTCGAACGTCACGGAGGTGAGGTCTATGCTGCAGGAGCTCCTCGACTCCACCATGTTCAACAAAGGGGAGGTCAAAGCCATCAGGTACATGTCCGCCGTGGTGGAGAACCTCAACAAGGCCTTGATCCTCCAGCACAAGGAGAACAAGAATCTGGAGACCAAGTACAAATACCTGCAGGTGGAAAAGAACAAGGAGCTCAGCACCCAGAGGCTGCACTTCCAAAAGTCCATCCAAGTCCTGGAGAGCAAGAGAGACGCGCTGCTGAAACAGGTAAAGGTTCTGGGGGACAAATACCACAACCTCCTCATGATAAAGCACGCCCTGGAATTCCAGCTGAAGATGGCTCAGACCACCAGCGGTCCAGAAGAACCAGTCAAGGTCTTTATTCATGATCAGGAACCCCCTGAAAAAGAGACCCTTCCAGAGGTGCGCAAAGCCCCAGAGGAGAAAAAGCAGGAGCCCAAGGAGGAAAGACAGGTGTCTTCAGCTCTCTCCCCAAGTCCCCTGACCAAGGCCTGGGACAGTGGCACTACACCTGCAGCCCGAAAGCCACTCTCGGGCGTGGCCACAGATTCGAGGGTGAGGGACGTGTTCATGGACCGCGCTGAGCCCCTGGAGCCGGTGCTGCTGCACTCAGACGCCCCCCAGATTCCGACACGATGGGACAAAGAAGGCAAAGACCAGGGGGACCACATCCAAGAGAAGGAGGGAGTCCAAAGCAAGCCCCATCCTGAGAAGTCCCTGTCCCCAGGGAGCACCAGGAGGATGCTTTTTGAGAGCCACATGGAGCACTGGGAGGAAGAACTCAGCTGGGAGACaaggaggcagcagtggcagcaggaggaggagatgtGGCTCCAGCGGCAGAAGAAGTGGGCCCTGCTAGAGCAGGAGCACCAGGAGAAGGTGCGGCAGTGGGAGGCGGAGGCGGCcgccaggcagcagtggcagagGCTTGCCCAGCccgaggaggagaagcagagccCCAGGAGGGAGCAGAAGGCAAGTTCGGAGAAGATGATCTTCACAACCACCAGTCGGTGGAAGAACTTGGAGAAGTCAGAGTCAGCAACGGTGACTCCCCACTGCCGGGCCCAGTCTGCCCGTCAAAGTAGGTCATACATACTCACCTCCCCGCACAGCCAGCAGGGGATCCAGAGGACCCTGTGTGAGTTTATGCAAACGCCACGGAGCCGCCAGGTTTCTGCTAAGCCCAAGAAATGTACCTCCTTCCCCATCACTGGGACACCTGTCCGAAGGGTGAGCCGGACCTCTTTGCAGAAAGCCCCAGGGACCCCTAAGGACAAGGTCTACCATATAGACATGGAGGCCCAGCTGAAGAACCTGCAGATCCTGAGCGGCTCGGAATCAGAGCTGGCACTGCCACAGCACCTGCGCAGCAAGGCTCTGGAGGTCACTGCCGTCGCCATGGAGCTGAGCACCCTCAGACTGCAGTACTTATGCAAGAAGTACATCCACTACAGGCGCTTCCAGAGCCTCCG acaAGAAGTCATCAAGCACATAGGAGTGATCCGACAAACGAGAGTTACCTATAAGGCCCAGAACCTCTATATATTCCTGGAGAACATCGACCGCCAGCAGAGCCTCAGGCTGCAGGCCTGGACAGACAAGCAGAAGGACCTGGAGGAGAGGCACCAGGAGTGCCTGCACTCCATGGTAGCCATGTTTCCTAAG TTTCAGCAAGAGTGGAACATCCACCTGAACACCCCTGTGCTCAGTTCTATAAAGCCGACGAAAAGCAAGTCATCTCCAGTCTTACTTCAGAGAGTCCGCTCCAGCCGCTCTGCCTCCAAGCAGCCTCCTCAGCCCAAGCACCGGGAATCCGTGCCCCTGCGGATAACTGG CCAACAAGGGAGCCAGATGGAAGCCATATGGAAGACCGACGTGGCCTCTTCGAGTCACCCCATAGAAAAGAAGATCCCTACAAGCCTGTCCTGGGAACAGCTAGGGGGGCACCCCGATATCCCGCGGCTACTGGCAGTGGAGGAACACCTCTCCTACCCCAGAAGCTCAATGTCCTTCAAGGCTCG